A section of the bacterium SCSIO 12696 genome encodes:
- a CDS encoding pyruvate dehydrogenase, whose translation MDATTGPHQQIISAYDWHRVAYLILASRTMDDVEEQQLVPQKLVFNQFSARGHDMAQIMLGSLLTHPHDGATGYYRSRPFVLALGEDFEVSLAGPLARSGGYSDGRDIGVVCNYPNEKRTGAMLFPMCGGVGSQYSPISGWAQSLLYHQHSLNDHSYKGAIGVSMGGDSSMSTSGFWAAFNISTTNNLPHLFYIEDNGYGISVPQEVQTPGGDQVANLAAYKQLEIVDGDGSDPLEAATKIKQAVDYVRSGKGTALLRLKVPRLCGHTFQDTQTYKPADFIAHEQANDPLPKLKNFLLQQSLISEEQWSALEDQATQEVQEAVGKALQRPEPNTTEVTRYRYEEKDANGNPEIQLRGGLAAAGHQFPTSSEQTRPEGARLNMLTAIRKTLDYELDTNPKVLVFGEDVGPKGGVHAATLGLSDKYGNDRVFDTSLSEEGIIGRSVGMALAGLMPVPEIQFRKYAEPAAEQLTDTGIMRWRTANQFAAPMVVRVPGGFARRGDPWHSMCDEVEWAHKVGWQLAMPSNAEDAVGLLRSALRSNNPTIFFEHRSLLDNSWARRPYPGHEFVVPFGKAKTLLSGNKLTVVTWGAMVQRCEAAASQYRNQVELIDLRTIQPWDKDGILASVKKTGRCLIVHEDNKTAGFGAEIAATLSDELFFDLDAPIRRLAMPDIPSPHNIHLLNATVPSAEKIAAEIQELLDI comes from the coding sequence ATGGACGCCACCACTGGTCCTCACCAACAAATTATCAGCGCCTACGACTGGCACCGGGTGGCTTACTTGATTCTCGCCTCACGGACGATGGACGATGTTGAAGAACAACAGCTGGTACCGCAAAAACTGGTATTTAATCAGTTTTCCGCTCGCGGCCACGATATGGCCCAGATAATGCTGGGATCATTGCTCACCCATCCCCACGACGGTGCCACCGGTTATTACCGCTCACGCCCTTTTGTGCTGGCCCTGGGGGAAGACTTTGAAGTTTCTCTGGCTGGCCCATTAGCCCGCAGTGGCGGCTACAGCGATGGCCGCGATATCGGCGTAGTGTGCAACTACCCCAACGAAAAGCGCACTGGTGCCATGCTGTTCCCCATGTGTGGTGGCGTCGGCTCCCAGTATTCGCCCATTTCCGGCTGGGCCCAGTCTCTGCTTTACCACCAACACTCCTTAAACGACCACAGCTATAAAGGCGCTATTGGGGTCTCCATGGGCGGGGACTCCTCCATGTCCACCAGCGGTTTTTGGGCGGCATTCAACATTTCCACCACCAACAACCTGCCTCACCTGTTTTATATCGAAGACAATGGCTACGGCATTTCCGTCCCCCAGGAAGTGCAGACCCCCGGTGGCGATCAGGTGGCCAATTTGGCGGCATACAAACAGCTGGAGATTGTCGACGGCGATGGCTCAGACCCGCTGGAAGCAGCCACCAAAATCAAACAGGCGGTGGATTACGTGCGCAGCGGCAAAGGCACTGCCCTGCTGCGCCTGAAAGTACCCCGCTTGTGCGGCCATACTTTCCAGGATACCCAAACCTACAAGCCCGCGGATTTTATCGCCCACGAACAGGCTAATGACCCGCTGCCCAAGCTAAAAAACTTTCTGTTGCAGCAAAGCTTGATTAGCGAAGAGCAATGGTCAGCACTGGAAGACCAGGCAACTCAAGAAGTCCAAGAGGCGGTGGGAAAGGCCCTGCAACGCCCAGAGCCCAACACCACAGAAGTCACTCGTTACCGATACGAAGAGAAAGACGCAAACGGCAATCCGGAGATCCAACTGCGTGGAGGCCTGGCAGCTGCTGGCCACCAGTTCCCCACCTCCAGCGAACAGACCCGACCTGAGGGCGCTCGCCTGAATATGCTTACCGCCATTCGCAAAACCCTGGATTACGAGCTGGACACCAACCCCAAGGTGCTGGTGTTCGGTGAAGACGTCGGCCCCAAGGGCGGTGTGCACGCTGCCACCCTGGGCCTGAGCGACAAATACGGCAACGACCGGGTATTTGATACCAGCCTCTCAGAAGAAGGCATTATCGGCCGCTCCGTGGGTATGGCTCTGGCGGGGTTAATGCCGGTGCCGGAAATCCAGTTTCGCAAATACGCCGAACCGGCCGCCGAACAGCTGACCGACACCGGCATTATGCGCTGGCGCACCGCCAACCAATTTGCCGCCCCCATGGTCGTACGGGTACCCGGCGGTTTTGCCCGCCGCGGCGATCCCTGGCACTCCATGTGCGACGAGGTGGAGTGGGCTCACAAAGTGGGCTGGCAGCTAGCCATGCCCTCCAACGCAGAAGATGCTGTGGGGCTTTTGCGTTCAGCGTTGAGAAGCAACAACCCCACCATATTCTTTGAGCACCGCTCCCTGCTGGATAACAGCTGGGCCCGCCGCCCCTACCCCGGCCACGAATTCGTTGTGCCCTTTGGCAAGGCCAAAACCCTGCTCAGCGGCAACAAACTCACAGTGGTGACCTGGGGCGCGATGGTGCAACGCTGTGAAGCGGCAGCGAGCCAATATCGCAACCAGGTTGAACTGATCGACCTGCGCACCATCCAGCCCTGGGACAAAGACGGCATTTTGGCCTCAGTGAAAAAAACCGGCCGCTGCCTGATTGTGCACGAAGACAATAAAACCGCCGGCTTTGGCGCCGAGATTGCCGCCACCCTCAGCGACGAACTGTTTTTTGACCTGGATGCTCCTATCCGTCGCCTGGCGATGCCCGACATTCCCAGCCCGCACAATATTCACCTGCTCAACGCCACTGTGCCCAGTGCGGAAAAAATCGCCGCGGAAATACAAGAACTGCTGGATATTTAA
- the paaZ gene encoding phenylacetic acid degradation bifunctional protein PaaZ — protein sequence MNYQSYVCGHWHTGTEPGQQVFHAITGEFLGHISSAGIDFKAVAEYARSVGGPALRAMTTHERATALKQLGLHLLSVKQKFYELSAATGATKADSWIDIEGGIGTMLSISSMVRRELPNETFAVEGDTERLSANGTFVGRHILVPKEGLSLHINAFNFPIWGMLEKIAPSLAAGVPVIVKPATASAYLTELMVREIIDTGFLPEGSIQLICGSTGDLLDHLIEQDSVTFTGSAKTGKMLKTHPNIIENSIPFNMEADSLNCCILGETVSEDSDEFSLFIKEVGREMTTKAGQKCTAIRRILVPRNKVGVVSEALKNRLAKTVIGNPATEGVRMGALVGCDQVSDTWDAVKTLQQSCDTLFGGDRDFEVVGTDKTQGAFFPPTLLYCDQPLTTATPHEVEAFGPVSTLMPYDNLKQAIQISKLGKGSLVSSVFTYDNTEAREAVLGTAAYHGRMVIINRDCAGESTGHGSPLAQMVHGGPGRAGGGEELGGIRSVKHYMQRTALQGSPTTLAAITNEYMPGAAINQTEAHPFTKYFEEIQPGDSLITHRRTVTEADIVNFGCLSGDHFYAHFDETAAAESLFGKRVAHGYFVLSAAAGLFVYPGVGPVLANYGLNNLRFIEPVGIGDTIQARLTCKQKIKKDKRPDDLKATGVVEWDVEVTNQEGVAVAIYSILTLVERKEP from the coding sequence ATGAATTACCAAAGTTATGTGTGTGGCCACTGGCACACGGGCACTGAGCCAGGGCAGCAAGTGTTCCATGCCATTACCGGTGAATTTCTGGGGCATATTTCCAGTGCCGGCATCGACTTTAAGGCGGTGGCGGAATACGCCCGCAGTGTGGGCGGCCCGGCTCTGCGGGCGATGACCACTCACGAGCGTGCCACGGCCCTGAAACAACTTGGCCTTCACCTGCTGAGCGTCAAACAGAAGTTTTACGAACTGTCTGCCGCCACCGGCGCCACCAAAGCCGATAGCTGGATCGACATTGAAGGCGGCATCGGTACCATGCTGAGCATCAGCTCCATGGTGCGCCGGGAATTACCCAACGAAACCTTTGCAGTGGAAGGCGACACCGAGCGCCTGTCGGCCAACGGCACCTTTGTGGGCCGTCATATTCTGGTGCCCAAAGAGGGCCTGTCGCTGCACATCAACGCGTTTAACTTCCCGATTTGGGGGATGTTGGAAAAAATCGCCCCATCCCTGGCAGCCGGGGTTCCAGTGATTGTGAAGCCTGCCACCGCTTCTGCCTACCTCACCGAGTTAATGGTGCGGGAGATCATCGACACCGGCTTTTTGCCCGAAGGCTCCATCCAATTAATTTGCGGCTCCACCGGCGATCTGCTGGATCACCTCATCGAGCAAGACAGCGTCACCTTTACCGGCTCCGCCAAAACCGGAAAGATGCTGAAAACCCACCCCAACATTATCGAAAATTCCATTCCCTTCAACATGGAAGCGGACTCGCTGAACTGCTGCATTCTCGGTGAAACCGTTAGCGAGGACAGCGACGAGTTCAGCCTGTTCATCAAAGAAGTGGGGCGGGAAATGACCACCAAAGCAGGGCAAAAATGCACCGCCATCCGCCGCATTCTGGTGCCGCGTAATAAAGTGGGGGTGGTTTCCGAAGCCCTGAAAAATCGCCTTGCCAAAACGGTGATTGGCAACCCGGCCACCGAAGGTGTGCGTATGGGTGCACTGGTGGGCTGCGACCAGGTAAGCGACACCTGGGACGCGGTAAAAACCTTGCAGCAATCCTGCGACACGCTGTTTGGCGGTGACCGCGATTTTGAGGTTGTTGGAACCGACAAAACCCAAGGGGCGTTTTTCCCACCCACCCTGCTGTACTGCGACCAGCCATTAACCACAGCCACGCCTCACGAAGTGGAAGCCTTTGGCCCAGTCAGTACCCTGATGCCCTACGACAATCTGAAACAGGCCATTCAGATTTCCAAACTGGGCAAGGGCTCGCTGGTCAGCTCCGTGTTTACCTACGACAACACAGAAGCCCGGGAAGCGGTGTTGGGCACCGCCGCCTACCACGGCCGCATGGTGATTATTAACCGCGACTGCGCTGGGGAATCTACCGGCCACGGTTCCCCACTGGCTCAGATGGTTCACGGCGGCCCCGGTCGCGCCGGTGGCGGTGAAGAGCTGGGCGGTATCCGCTCGGTAAAACATTATATGCAGCGCACCGCCCTGCAGGGCTCGCCAACTACCCTTGCGGCTATCACCAACGAATATATGCCGGGCGCGGCGATCAACCAGACCGAAGCCCACCCATTCACCAAATACTTTGAAGAAATTCAGCCCGGCGACAGCCTGATTACCCACCGTCGTACAGTGACCGAAGCGGATATCGTCAATTTTGGCTGTCTGTCCGGCGACCACTTCTACGCCCACTTCGACGAAACCGCCGCCGCCGAATCCCTGTTCGGCAAGCGCGTGGCTCACGGTTACTTTGTGCTGTCTGCCGCCGCCGGTTTGTTCGTTTACCCCGGCGTCGGCCCGGTATTGGCCAATTATGGCCTCAACAACCTGCGTTTTATTGAGCCGGTGGGTATTGGTGACACCATTCAGGCACGACTCACCTGCAAACAGAAGATCAAAAAGGACAAACGCCCGGATGATCTCAAAGCCACCGGTGTTGTAGAGTGGGATGTGGAAGTCACCAACCAGGAGGGGGTTGCAGTTGCTATTTACAGCATCCTGACGCTGGTAGAAAGAAAAGAACCGTGA
- the paaC gene encoding 3-hydroxyacyl-CoA dehydrogenase PaaC produces MSALSTSDSIAVIGAGTMGAGIAQVAAAAGHRVLLFDAAEGAAQLGINKTRKGLDRLIAKGKMTTEQAEELVGRIIACGSLQELSSAKLVVEAIVEKLEIKQSLFAQLEEVCGNDVILATNTSSISVTAIAAGLKQPERLVGMHFFNPAPVMKLVEVITGLASDCNALQTVYDTAASWGKHPVMAKSTPGFIVNRVARPFYAEALRVLQEGGSDVATIDAVMREAGGFRMGPFELMDLIGMDVNYAVTNSVYNAYFQDQRFLPSLVQQELVQAGRLGRKTGHGFYNYAEGTEQTLPHTAASGPKPERVIVGGTLVYGKGGVAESLIEQIQDAGITVELSEEADHDFLWVDGVELRLTKGAMATELAAEEELNELVLFDLALDYNNATRIAIAKADQASEEALQKAAGLFQAIGKQVSVIDDIPGMIVMRTVCMLANESADAVNQGVCNAEAVDIAMKGGVNYPQGPLAWADHLGIPLVASVLENLALLYGEDRYRLSPLIQRKCFAGNNFFSES; encoded by the coding sequence ATGAGTGCACTTTCCACATCAGACAGCATTGCCGTTATCGGTGCAGGCACCATGGGTGCAGGCATTGCGCAAGTGGCCGCTGCGGCGGGCCATCGGGTGCTGTTATTCGACGCGGCAGAAGGCGCCGCGCAGTTGGGCATCAATAAAACCCGCAAAGGCCTCGATCGCCTGATCGCCAAAGGCAAAATGACGACCGAGCAGGCTGAGGAACTGGTAGGTCGCATTATAGCTTGCGGCTCGCTGCAAGAACTGTCATCCGCCAAGCTGGTGGTGGAAGCCATCGTCGAAAAACTGGAAATCAAGCAAAGCCTGTTTGCCCAGCTCGAAGAAGTTTGTGGCAACGATGTGATTCTGGCCACCAACACATCCTCCATTTCTGTCACCGCCATTGCTGCCGGACTCAAGCAACCGGAACGCCTGGTGGGCATGCACTTCTTTAATCCGGCGCCGGTGATGAAACTGGTGGAAGTCATTACGGGCCTGGCCTCTGACTGCAATGCCCTGCAAACGGTTTACGATACAGCAGCCAGCTGGGGCAAACACCCGGTTATGGCCAAATCCACACCCGGGTTTATTGTTAACCGGGTGGCACGCCCTTTTTACGCAGAAGCTCTGCGGGTACTACAAGAAGGCGGCAGCGATGTGGCGACCATCGACGCCGTTATGCGCGAAGCTGGCGGCTTTCGAATGGGGCCGTTCGAGCTTATGGATTTAATCGGCATGGACGTCAATTACGCCGTCACTAATTCCGTATACAACGCCTATTTTCAAGACCAGCGCTTCCTGCCATCACTGGTGCAACAAGAACTGGTACAGGCAGGTCGCCTAGGGCGCAAAACTGGCCACGGCTTTTACAACTACGCCGAGGGCACTGAGCAAACATTACCCCACACCGCCGCATCAGGCCCCAAACCCGAACGGGTAATTGTTGGCGGCACACTCGTTTATGGGAAAGGGGGTGTGGCCGAATCACTGATTGAGCAAATTCAAGATGCCGGTATTACTGTGGAACTCAGCGAAGAAGCCGATCACGACTTTTTGTGGGTGGATGGCGTCGAACTGCGCCTGACCAAGGGTGCCATGGCCACCGAACTGGCCGCCGAAGAAGAACTGAACGAACTGGTGCTGTTCGACCTGGCACTGGACTACAACAACGCCACTCGAATTGCCATTGCCAAAGCGGATCAAGCCTCTGAAGAAGCCCTGCAAAAAGCCGCCGGACTGTTCCAAGCTATCGGTAAACAGGTGTCGGTGATCGACGATATTCCCGGCATGATTGTGATGCGCACCGTTTGCATGCTGGCCAACGAAAGCGCCGATGCCGTCAACCAAGGCGTATGCAATGCCGAAGCGGTGGACATTGCAATGAAAGGCGGAGTCAACTACCCGCAAGGGCCACTGGCGTGGGCCGACCACTTGGGCATTCCACTGGTAGCCAGCGTATTGGAAAACCTGGCACTGCTGTACGGCGAAGACCGCTACCGGCTCTCGCCCCTGATTCAACGCAAGTGCTTTGCCGGGAACAATTTTTTCAGTGAATCGTAA
- a CDS encoding 2-(1,2-epoxy-1,2-dihydrophenyl)acetyl-CoA isomerase: protein MSFTTITYTVEDNVAVLALNRPERLNSFNADMHTELREALKCVENDPLVRCLVLTGAGRGFCAGQDLSDRNDTEVPDLGDSIDKNYNPLIRKLLGLPKPVVCAVNGVAAGAGASLALACDIVVAAESAYFVQAFCNIGLIPDSGSTWHLPRAVGLPRAKGLALLGEKLPAKKAEEWGMIWKCVEDDNLMEDVMAMARNLASKPTKALGMIKAALHESTANSHHLQLEVEKEYMRKAGRTKDFREGVAAFMEKRKPLFKGE, encoded by the coding sequence ATGAGCTTCACCACCATTACCTACACCGTTGAAGACAACGTTGCGGTTCTGGCACTTAACCGCCCGGAGCGCCTGAACAGTTTTAACGCCGACATGCACACGGAATTGCGCGAAGCACTGAAATGCGTGGAAAACGACCCGTTGGTGCGCTGCCTGGTGCTCACCGGGGCCGGCCGGGGGTTTTGCGCCGGGCAGGATTTGAGCGACCGCAACGACACCGAAGTACCGGACCTGGGCGACTCCATCGACAAAAACTACAACCCGCTGATTCGCAAACTGCTTGGCCTGCCCAAACCGGTGGTGTGTGCAGTGAATGGCGTGGCCGCCGGTGCTGGTGCCAGCCTCGCCCTGGCGTGCGACATCGTAGTGGCCGCCGAGAGCGCCTATTTTGTGCAGGCGTTTTGCAATATCGGTCTGATCCCAGACTCTGGCAGCACCTGGCACCTGCCCCGCGCCGTCGGTTTGCCCCGCGCCAAAGGCCTGGCCCTGTTGGGAGAAAAGTTGCCAGCCAAAAAGGCTGAAGAGTGGGGCATGATCTGGAAGTGTGTAGAAGACGACAACCTGATGGAGGACGTGATGGCCATGGCCCGCAATCTGGCCAGCAAACCCACCAAAGCTCTGGGCATGATTAAAGCCGCTCTGCACGAATCCACCGCCAACAGCCACCACCTTCAGCTGGAAGTGGAAAAAGAGTACATGCGCAAAGCCGGCCGCACCAAAGATTTCCGCGAAGGCGTAGCGGCGTTTATGGAAAAGCGGAAGCCCCTGTTTAAGGGGGAATAG
- a CDS encoding TonB-dependent receptor: protein MSSSFDVHKNTPVAAFGIVLVSAVCCSTQGVQAAQETVEKAAEEVVSVARRIDDSRLESPHSISTLTNIPFVSQSHIQQALLRVPGVNLHRGNGQEYLPAIRSPVLTGAGACGSFSITEDGIPLRAAGFCNVNELFESHTEQAFRVEVQRGPGTAVHGSNALHGVVNVITQDFGGEPGGRFSVEAGANHFGRIQWRQSGEDWGAKLTLSHDSGYRDQAGYEQQKLSLHRRTELGDWQATAGLSLTNLSQETAGFITGEGAYLSEALSRTNPTPEAFRDASSARLWLRFEQELESGSTVVTPYLRYTRMDFLQHFLPGDPLEENGQASIGVQSVRYWNRDSDLVLGVGADLEFTDAWLRQSQDAPTQGSAFLQETIPVGRHYDYQVNAQMAAVFGSVDWNLTAKVALQAGLRLESMRYDYDNFLPAGRTREDGSVCGFGGCRYSRPEDRSDTFTNLSPKLGASYQLAEGQLVFANWTHGFRAPQAAELYRLQRAQQVAELDSEEANSLELGVRGDFPRLRYELALYRLRKDNVIFRDSDFFNRDNSRTSHHGIEAEISAQLGAGFDVSANASVARHRYDSDQILSGININGNDVDTAPRRFGSLRLGWGDAENMRLEAEWVVAGSYFLDPENLRTYPGHRLLNIRASWQLSSDWTVRARLLNATDRRYAERADFTSFSGFRYFPGEPRSLFVGVERVW from the coding sequence ATGAGCAGTAGTTTTGATGTGCACAAAAACACCCCCGTAGCCGCTTTCGGCATTGTTTTGGTTTCGGCAGTCTGTTGTTCCACTCAAGGTGTACAAGCGGCGCAAGAGACGGTTGAGAAGGCGGCTGAAGAGGTGGTGTCTGTGGCCCGTCGTATTGATGATTCGCGCCTCGAAAGTCCACACAGTATCAGTACTCTCACCAATATCCCGTTTGTGTCCCAAAGCCATATTCAGCAGGCTTTGTTGAGGGTGCCCGGGGTGAATTTACACCGTGGCAATGGTCAGGAGTACTTGCCGGCGATTCGCTCACCGGTATTAACCGGTGCCGGTGCCTGTGGTTCGTTTTCGATTACCGAAGACGGCATCCCCCTGCGGGCGGCGGGTTTTTGCAATGTCAACGAGTTGTTTGAGTCGCACACTGAACAGGCGTTTCGTGTCGAGGTACAGCGCGGGCCAGGCACTGCGGTGCACGGTTCTAACGCGCTGCACGGTGTGGTGAATGTGATTACTCAGGACTTTGGTGGCGAGCCCGGTGGCCGATTTAGTGTGGAAGCTGGGGCCAATCATTTTGGCCGTATTCAGTGGCGGCAATCCGGCGAAGATTGGGGAGCCAAGTTAACCCTGAGCCACGATTCCGGCTATCGGGATCAGGCGGGTTATGAACAACAAAAACTCAGCTTGCATCGGCGTACCGAGCTCGGCGATTGGCAGGCAACCGCTGGTCTGTCTTTAACCAACCTCAGCCAGGAAACCGCGGGCTTTATCACCGGCGAAGGCGCTTATCTGTCGGAAGCCTTGTCGAGAACCAACCCAACACCCGAGGCGTTTCGCGATGCCTCTTCTGCAAGGCTGTGGCTGCGCTTTGAGCAGGAATTGGAGAGCGGCAGCACGGTGGTTACGCCTTATTTGCGTTACACCCGTATGGATTTTCTGCAACATTTCTTGCCCGGTGACCCGTTAGAGGAAAACGGCCAGGCCAGTATTGGTGTACAGAGTGTGCGTTATTGGAACCGCGATAGTGATTTGGTGCTGGGCGTGGGCGCCGACCTGGAATTTACCGACGCCTGGCTGCGTCAGTCCCAGGATGCCCCGACCCAAGGTTCGGCTTTCTTGCAGGAAACCATTCCGGTGGGCCGTCACTACGATTACCAGGTGAATGCACAAATGGCGGCAGTGTTCGGGTCTGTAGACTGGAACTTGACTGCCAAAGTGGCTTTGCAAGCGGGCTTGCGCCTGGAGTCCATGCGTTACGATTACGACAATTTTCTGCCCGCGGGGCGCACCCGTGAAGACGGCTCTGTGTGTGGCTTTGGTGGCTGCCGTTACAGCCGCCCAGAGGATCGCAGCGACACTTTTACCAATCTCTCTCCCAAGTTGGGTGCCAGCTATCAGCTGGCGGAAGGGCAATTGGTTTTTGCCAATTGGACTCACGGCTTTCGTGCCCCACAGGCGGCTGAACTCTATCGCTTGCAGCGTGCTCAACAGGTGGCTGAGCTGGACTCCGAAGAGGCAAACAGTTTGGAGTTGGGGGTGCGTGGCGATTTCCCTCGCCTTCGCTACGAGTTGGCTCTGTACCGCTTGCGCAAAGACAACGTGATTTTTCGGGACTCGGATTTTTTTAACCGGGATAACAGCCGCACCAGCCATCACGGCATTGAGGCAGAAATCAGCGCTCAGCTGGGGGCGGGGTTTGATGTGTCCGCTAATGCCAGCGTTGCCCGCCATCGCTACGACTCTGACCAGATTTTGTCTGGCATCAATATCAACGGCAATGATGTGGATACGGCGCCGCGGCGTTTTGGCAGCTTACGTCTCGGCTGGGGGGATGCTGAAAACATGCGTCTGGAGGCGGAGTGGGTAGTGGCTGGCAGTTACTTTCTGGACCCGGAAAATTTGCGCACATACCCAGGCCATCGGCTGCTGAATATTCGTGCGTCCTGGCAATTGTCTTCGGATTGGACTGTGCGGGCGCGGCTGCTCAACGCCACTGACCGGCGTTACGCAGAGCGCGCTGACTTTACGTCGTTCAGCGGCTTTCGCTATTTCCCCGGAGAACCCCGCTCGCTGTTTGTGGGGGTGGAGAGGGTTTGGTAA
- a CDS encoding 2-oxo acid dehydrogenase subunit E2: MTDTIDITLSAEQLEGTEATLSQWLVAVGDTVEENQPVAELETDKVAIEVVAPSSGVIVELLAKAGTAVEPDQLLGKLNTDITAAVRHVANGEPFAEAAHTESPQAENNPANNDHSARHLVGPAVRKLIAEHELNIDHIRGTGRGGRVTRDDVVAYLSSGLAEQDKRSTAPNKYPSSKPGSQGMASRLVPHSQMRKSIASHMVESLLHKSPHVTSVFEMDMSNLIEHRKWHKKEYQAKGVKLTFTAYFLAACVEAMKAVPQMNAQFHQDALEIFDDINIGVGTALGGEGLVVPVVRQVQNLELFDIAKALSEQTSKARNGKLSPADMRGGTFTLSNHGVSGSLLAAPIIINQPQVAILGIGKLEKRVEVAEVNGADEIRIRPKCYVSLSIDHRAVDAFQTNAWLSKFVEVIENWGQ; this comes from the coding sequence ATGACCGATACCATCGACATCACCCTATCCGCCGAGCAACTGGAAGGCACCGAAGCCACTTTGAGTCAATGGCTGGTTGCGGTTGGCGACACCGTAGAGGAAAACCAGCCGGTGGCCGAGCTGGAAACGGATAAAGTGGCCATCGAAGTCGTGGCACCCAGCAGCGGTGTTATTGTGGAGCTGCTTGCCAAGGCAGGCACCGCCGTCGAGCCCGATCAGCTGCTGGGCAAACTCAACACCGATATCACGGCTGCGGTGCGCCATGTTGCCAACGGCGAGCCGTTTGCAGAGGCCGCACACACAGAATCACCACAAGCCGAGAACAATCCGGCAAATAACGACCACTCTGCCCGCCACCTGGTAGGCCCAGCGGTACGCAAGCTGATCGCCGAGCACGAGCTCAATATCGACCATATTCGCGGCACTGGCCGAGGTGGGCGAGTCACACGGGACGACGTAGTTGCCTACTTAAGCAGTGGCCTTGCCGAACAAGACAAGCGCAGCACCGCACCCAACAAATACCCCAGCTCAAAACCCGGCAGCCAGGGCATGGCCAGCCGCCTGGTGCCCCACAGCCAGATGCGCAAATCTATCGCCAGCCATATGGTGGAGAGCCTGCTGCACAAGTCCCCTCATGTGACTTCGGTATTCGAAATGGACATGAGCAACCTGATTGAACACCGCAAGTGGCACAAAAAAGAGTACCAGGCAAAAGGCGTAAAACTCACTTTCACCGCCTACTTTCTGGCCGCCTGCGTGGAAGCCATGAAGGCAGTGCCACAGATGAATGCCCAATTCCACCAGGACGCTCTGGAGATTTTTGACGACATCAATATCGGCGTTGGCACCGCCTTGGGGGGCGAAGGACTGGTGGTTCCCGTGGTTAGACAAGTGCAAAACCTGGAGCTGTTTGATATCGCCAAAGCCCTGAGCGAACAAACCAGTAAAGCTCGCAACGGCAAGCTGTCGCCAGCGGATATGCGCGGCGGCACCTTTACCCTCTCCAATCACGGGGTCAGCGGCAGTTTGCTGGCGGCACCCATTATTATCAACCAACCTCAAGTGGCGATACTGGGCATTGGCAAACTGGAAAAACGGGTGGAGGTGGCGGAAGTCAATGGAGCGGATGAAATCCGCATCCGCCCCAAGTGTTACGTGTCATTGAGCATTGATCACCGCGCCGTGGATGCGTTTCAGACCAACGCCTGGCTCAGTAAATTTGTGGAAGTGATCGAAAATTGGGGGCAGTAA
- a CDS encoding Lrp/AsnC family transcriptional regulator, whose translation MDKYDIQILHELQLDGRLSNRDLAERISLSPAPCWRRVKRLQDEGVIESYSARINQKKVGLQVIAFAEVTLENHHPETIEKFLERVHQNKEILECHSVTGQCDYLLKIVSGDMEAYEQFLSSQLLVLRGVRSVSTLISMRQNKLTGELPITG comes from the coding sequence TTGGATAAGTACGATATCCAGATACTTCACGAGCTGCAGCTGGACGGGCGACTTTCTAATCGCGACCTGGCAGAGCGTATCTCTTTGTCACCTGCCCCTTGTTGGCGGCGGGTAAAGCGATTGCAGGACGAGGGGGTAATCGAGAGTTACAGCGCCCGCATCAATCAGAAAAAGGTGGGCCTGCAGGTAATCGCCTTCGCCGAAGTAACCCTGGAAAACCACCACCCGGAAACCATTGAGAAGTTTCTTGAGCGTGTGCATCAGAATAAGGAAATTCTGGAATGCCACTCGGTCACCGGGCAGTGTGATTACCTGCTCAAAATCGTGTCCGGGGATATGGAGGCTTACGAGCAATTTTTGTCGTCGCAGCTGTTGGTATTGCGCGGGGTACGTTCGGTGAGTACTTTGATTTCCATGCGCCAGAACAAGCTCACTGGCGAACTGCCCATTACTGGATAA